CGATGGTCAGCCCGGCGGTGATCCAGGCCGTCTGCTGCGGAAGGGATCGGAGGTACAGGGAGATGAGGAGGGCTCCGGCGGCTGCCCCGGAGATGATCATGATGCTCTTGAAGGCGAAGATATCGATCTGTACTACCCCGTCCCTCCCGTAGAAGGGAAGAGAGAGGCCGAAGGGGATGAGCCAGGTGAGGATGCCATAGAGGAGGAGGCGGAGGTGCCGGTGCATGGATGAAAATGAGTCATTCATGTATCGTCAGGATTGCGGTTTGTACTTGGAACGCAGATCAGAGGTATTCCGCCTGGTTATCTGACATGGATTATATTTTATAATCTGTGTGATTCATATAAGCGTATGGAGCGTGTATAGTCGATTATGGGGGGGCCTGTTTTACAAGAGCTGTGTCTGAAGAATATCCTCTCATTTGGTCCGGATGCTCAGCCGATCCCGTTATCATCACTCAATGTCATTATTGGACCGAATGGATCGGGGAAGTCCAATCTTATTGAAGCGATCAGCCTCCTTGCCGCAGCTCCAAAGGATCTCTCAGCTCCGGTCCGAGAGGCAGGGGGTGTCAGAGACTGGTTATGGAAGGGGGCAGACAGCCCTAAAGCCACAATTGAAGCCATCCTGTCGCTACCTTCCCATCCGGAGATGCCAATTCGCCATACCATCTCATTTCGTGAACATGGAAACCGTTTTGAAGTGACTGCTGAGCGGATCGAGACATCAGCGCCATATCCGGGATATGATGAACCATACTATTACTACCGGAATGATGCAGGGTTTATCAGGCTCAAGGGGAGAGCCAGATCAGAGGCGATGCAGGTCTCTGAGGGGGATGGTGGTGAAGAGCGCCAGCTCCCCCGGGATACGATAGATCCCGAACGATCCGTCCTCTCTCAGGTGAAAGATCCATACTACTACCCTGTACTCACCGGCCTGAATGAGGTATATAGCGGAATTCATATCTACCGTGACTGGACATTTGGGCGGTACGCTCCCCCACGCCAGCCACAGAGGACCGACCTGCCCTCACGATATCTTCGTGCAAATAGTGAAAACCTTGCTCTGATCCTGAACAAACTTGCATTACATGATAAAACAACAATTCTTGAGGCGCTCAATGCCCTGTACCCGGAGATCGATGATTATCATATCCAGATCGTCGATGGGGGCGGGGTCCAGGTGTACCTGAAAGAGGGATCATGTGACATCCCTGCAACCCGGCTCTCGGATGGAACCCTCAGGTATCTCTGTCTTCTTGCTATCCTCTGTCATCCGACTCCTCCGCCACTCATCTGCATCGAAGAGCCAGAGCTTGGGCTGCATCCGGATGTCCTCCCGACGCTTGCTGATCTGATGGTCTCTGCATCTGAACGGTGCCAGTTGATCGTGACGACTCACTCTGATATACTGGTGGATGCACTGACAGACATTCCCGAGTCTGTTCTCGTCTGTGAGAAGAGGAATGGAAGCACACATCTGCAGAGGCTGAAGCATGATGAGCTGAAGGACTGGCTTGAACGCTATAGTCTGGGTGAGCTCTGGATTAAGGGAGAGATCGGAGGGAAACGCTGGTGAATGATACAATATATCTGGAAGGAGGGGGTGGGAAAAAGGATTCAAAGGCCCTGAAATTAAACTGTCAGAAAGCATTCAATACATTATTAGAGAAAATGGGGTATTCCGGGAGGATGCCACGGCTTGTTGCGAGTGGCAGCCGTGATGATACATTCTCTGACTTCAAAATCGCTCTCAAAAGCCGAAAAGACAGGTATATAGCGATGCTGATTGATAGCGAAGATCCCGTCCAGAATCCGGAAAAGCCCTGGGGCCATCTCAGGAAGCGTGATGGTTGGGATCGACCTGATCGGTCTGATGATGAGGATATCCTGCTGATGATGACCTGCATGGAGACATGGATCGCTCTTGATCGTGAGGCACTGAGAGAGTATTACAACAAACGTGGAAAGATCCAGGAATCTGCTCTTCCTCCCCTTTCGGGGATCGAAGGGCGCCATCGCCATGATGTACAGAATGGGTTGATGCAGGCCACGCGAAACACCACCCAACCATATGCAAAGGGGAAGGTTTCGTTTGAACTGGTAGGCATGCTCAATCCTGATGTTCTGGAAGAACATCTCGTGGCGTTCCAGCGCATGAAACGTATTCTGGATGAGAAACTACAAGGGAGAGTAAAAAATGACACTTCTTGACCGCATCCTCTCCGCCCTGAAACCAAAGCCGGACACCTCCCCCCGCCGGTATCAACGATGTGCCTACTGCGGCAAACGCTCAGAGGATCCATGGACGGAT
This DNA window, taken from Methanocalculus alkaliphilus, encodes the following:
- a CDS encoding AAA family ATPase; translation: MGGPVLQELCLKNILSFGPDAQPIPLSSLNVIIGPNGSGKSNLIEAISLLAAAPKDLSAPVREAGGVRDWLWKGADSPKATIEAILSLPSHPEMPIRHTISFREHGNRFEVTAERIETSAPYPGYDEPYYYYRNDAGFIRLKGRARSEAMQVSEGDGGEERQLPRDTIDPERSVLSQVKDPYYYPVLTGLNEVYSGIHIYRDWTFGRYAPPRQPQRTDLPSRYLRANSENLALILNKLALHDKTTILEALNALYPEIDDYHIQIVDGGGVQVYLKEGSCDIPATRLSDGTLRYLCLLAILCHPTPPPLICIEEPELGLHPDVLPTLADLMVSASERCQLIVTTHSDILVDALTDIPESVLVCEKRNGSTHLQRLKHDELKDWLERYSLGELWIKGEIGGKRW
- a CDS encoding DUF4276 family protein yields the protein MPRLVASGSRDDTFSDFKIALKSRKDRYIAMLIDSEDPVQNPEKPWGHLRKRDGWDRPDRSDDEDILLMMTCMETWIALDREALREYYNKRGKIQESALPPLSGIEGRHRHDVQNGLMQATRNTTQPYAKGKVSFELVGMLNPDVLEEHLVAFQRMKRILDEKLQGRVKNDTS